One genomic window of Euleptes europaea isolate rEulEur1 chromosome 10, rEulEur1.hap1, whole genome shotgun sequence includes the following:
- the C10H6orf163 gene encoding uncharacterized protein C6orf163 homolog, with protein sequence MIRNPDFDTFVCCAVCSKLIPPPPRTETYERIREYKPFKTRYYTHKDILDVGADIKQQEAERREQEVQKRIEKVKNRLLSQAEKEKEEAVYDALSRAAALHRQDIEELKMKHQQELQVAVMNTRTEMLKHLEIELKRESEAAEQRMTHKLRRLMLEISLEKVAAVAEAREQERSKTAETLSKQQKHNMEQLRRAGVMANDIYQKNLQQLAWEKKHEMERAFAVSQKEYQEETDKLLREAESDREAQLGLVVNQVNEKDTEISSLAQKLDHMTAWKDSLETEILETREAFQKYIDVTFPQLAPGQANFILPFRVATAFTDAAVDVQDQ encoded by the exons ATGATTAGGAATCCTGATTTCGACACGTTTGTGTGCTGTGCTGTGTGTTCAAAACTAATTCCACCGCCCCCCAGAACAGAGACCTATGAACGGATTAGGGAATATAAACCTTTCAAGACTCGATATTATACTCACAAAGATATACTAG ATGTCGGGGCAGACATTAAGCAACAAGAAGCAGAGAGAAGAGAACAAGAAGTACAAAAACGGattgaaaaagtaaaaaacagACTGTTGTCTCAG GCtgagaaggaaaaagaggaggcTGTGTATGATGCTCTTTCTCGCGCTGCAGCCCTCCACAGGCAAGACATAGAAGAGCTTAAAATGAAACACCAACAAGAACTGCAG GTGGCTGTGATGAATACGAGGACAGAAATGCTGAAGCATCTGGAAATAGAGCTGAAGAGAGAATCTGAAGCTGCTGAACAGCGAATGACCCACAAACTCCGACGGCTCATGCTGGAGATCTCTCTGGagaaggtggcagctgtggctgaAGCTAGGGAACAGGAGAGATCCAAAACAGCTGAAACCCTGTCCAAGCAACAAAA GCACAATATGGAACAATTACGGCGAGCTGGAGTAATGGCTAATGATATCTATCAGAAGAACCTGCAACAATTAGCCTGGGAGAAAAAACATGAAATGGAAAGGGCCTTTGCTGTCTCCCAAAAAGAATACCAGGAAGAAACAGACAAGCTCCTCAGAGAAGCAGAGAGTGACCGGGAGGCTCAGCTGGGACTGGTGGTGAATCAGGTGAATGAAAAAGACACTGAGATTTCCTCTCTTGCCCAGAAACTGGACCATATGACGGCATGGAAAGACAGCTTGGAAACTGAAATATTAGAAACAAGAGAAGCGTTTCAGAAGTACATTGATGTCACGTTCCCTCAACTTGCCCCAGGGCAAGCaaattttatcttgcccttcagAGTAGCAACGGCATTCACAGATGCTGCCGTAGACGTTCAAGATCAATGA